From the Chloroflexota bacterium genome, one window contains:
- a CDS encoding pyridoxamine 5'-phosphate oxidase family protein, with the protein MATQERLAAAGAYTKALSTGDRAAADEAAPHLAQDVVVQVGNRTFDGYDEALEHITGIWPLTPVYRKGEWGSPAEENGNVVVRGKMAPVGAGPAQVNLTFAFNDDDKISRVDQENVIGTELFEVNELPGFVCEAVNNALFNDTPLSVSYVDADGKPKLSLRGSVRAYGGQALSIWARKESGLADAVKSNPNMSLLYRDNPTRSTLIFTGKARIEESDAERKRIFDETPEVERNHESWTSGAAVIIELDTADGATPDGRVRFRR; encoded by the coding sequence ATGGCGACACAGGAACGACTGGCAGCAGCAGGCGCCTACACGAAGGCGCTGTCAACTGGAGACCGCGCGGCGGCGGACGAGGCCGCGCCACACTTGGCTCAGGACGTCGTAGTGCAGGTGGGCAATCGCACCTTTGACGGCTACGATGAGGCCCTGGAGCATATCACCGGCATCTGGCCCCTGACCCCTGTGTACCGCAAGGGTGAATGGGGCTCCCCCGCTGAGGAGAACGGCAACGTTGTGGTGCGCGGCAAGATGGCGCCCGTGGGCGCTGGCCCGGCGCAGGTGAACCTCACCTTCGCCTTCAACGACGACGACAAGATCAGCCGGGTTGACCAAGAGAACGTCATCGGCACCGAGCTCTTCGAGGTCAACGAGCTTCCGGGATTTGTCTGCGAGGCGGTCAACAACGCCCTGTTCAACGACACTCCTCTCTCCGTGAGCTACGTGGACGCCGATGGGAAGCCGAAGCTCTCCCTGCGCGGCAGCGTGCGCGCCTACGGCGGCCAGGCACTGAGCATCTGGGCGCGGAAGGAATCCGGCCTGGCCGACGCCGTCAAGAGCAACCCCAACATGTCGCTGCTCTATCGCGACAACCCGACGCGCTCAACGCTGATCTTCACCGGCAAGGCACGCATCGAGGAGAGCGACGCGGAGCGCAAGCGCATCTTCGACGAGACGCCCGAAGTGGAGCGCAACCACGAGTCCTGGACCAGCGGCGCGGCGGTCATCATCGAGCTGGACACCGCGGATGGCGCGACACCGGACGGACGCGTGCGCTTCCGCCGGTAA
- a CDS encoding methylenetetrahydrofolate reductase — translation MSNLKETLAGGRFAVTAELSPPKGTNLDSLYEKADLLKGRVTAFNLTDSYTAKMAMVPLAAARLLLDRGVESILQLTCRDRNRIALQGDLLGAAALGIGNVVCMGGDPPTIGDHPEAKPVFDFDAVGLLGAVKALTDGHDINGNALRGTPEFFAGAVANPGADDLDFELGRVQMKIDAGARFFQTQAVYDPADYERYAAATAGMGVPMLPSIIMLKSADMARFLNEKVPGITVPEAIINDMENAATAEERSAVSIRIAARTIRELRGMAQGVHLIAAGWESRLPRVLEEAGL, via the coding sequence ATGAGCAATCTCAAGGAAACCCTGGCTGGCGGCCGTTTCGCCGTCACTGCGGAGTTGAGCCCTCCCAAGGGCACCAACCTGGACTCCCTGTATGAGAAGGCGGACCTGCTCAAGGGCAGGGTCACCGCCTTCAACCTCACCGACTCCTACACCGCCAAGATGGCTATGGTTCCCCTTGCCGCAGCCAGGCTCCTCCTCGACCGCGGCGTCGAGAGCATCCTCCAGCTCACCTGCCGCGACCGTAACCGCATCGCCCTGCAGGGCGACCTCCTCGGCGCAGCCGCCCTCGGCATTGGCAACGTCGTCTGCATGGGCGGCGACCCGCCCACCATCGGCGACCACCCGGAGGCCAAGCCCGTCTTTGACTTCGACGCCGTCGGGCTCCTCGGTGCCGTAAAGGCGCTCACGGATGGCCACGACATCAACGGCAACGCCCTCCGCGGCACACCGGAGTTCTTCGCCGGCGCAGTCGCCAACCCCGGCGCCGACGACCTCGACTTCGAGCTCGGCCGCGTGCAGATGAAGATTGACGCCGGCGCCCGGTTCTTCCAGACCCAGGCCGTCTACGACCCGGCCGACTACGAGCGCTACGCTGCAGCTACGGCCGGTATGGGCGTGCCCATGCTGCCCAGCATCATCATGCTCAAGTCGGCAGACATGGCCCGCTTCCTGAACGAGAAGGTGCCCGGCATCACCGTCCCGGAAGCCATCATCAATGACATGGAGAACGCCGCCACCGCCGAGGAGCGGTCCGCCGTCAGCATCCGGATCGCGGCCCGCACCATACGGGAATTGCGCGGCATGGCCCAGGGCGTCCACCTCATCGCGGCCGGCTGGGAATCAAGGTTGCCCCGGGTCTTGGAGGAAGCGGGCCTCTAA
- a CDS encoding Rieske 2Fe-2S domain-containing protein: MLTQHDNDLICRTGPGTPMGEYLRRFWIPALCSRELPEPDCPPVRAMVMSEELVAFRDSNGDVGILDNYCPHRRASLFFGRNEECGLRCVYHGWKFDVNGNCVDMPSEPAESNFKDKVKIKAYPARDWGGFIWVYMGPAELMPDLPEVGWAMVPDDHRVVSRRLQENNYVQGIEGGIDSSHVSFLHSGLTPYQRDNPDAPRRNNGGGQPNAMIGDSSPRFIVKDTEFGFVYGAQRNSGDSEYYWRITPFMMPFFTIIPGRIGDADELTYSGHGWVPMDDDNCWMFTYSWNASRPLRPGENHPASDLELDPRTMRATVNKDNDYGIDREMQKYFNFTGIENGSVQDAGIQESMGAICDRTKEHLGTSDSAIINLRRVYLRGAREIMEGSEPSVPRDGGLYRLRSVSLIQDRGITFEETVPKVKNPGHPTLV, encoded by the coding sequence ATGCTGACCCAGCACGACAACGATTTGATCTGCCGAACCGGTCCGGGGACGCCGATGGGTGAGTACCTGCGGCGCTTCTGGATACCCGCTCTCTGCTCCCGTGAGCTGCCGGAGCCGGACTGTCCGCCCGTGCGGGCCATGGTCATGTCCGAGGAGCTCGTCGCCTTCCGCGACAGCAACGGCGACGTTGGGATCCTGGACAACTACTGCCCCCACCGCCGCGCCAGCCTTTTCTTTGGCCGAAATGAGGAGTGTGGCCTGCGCTGCGTCTACCACGGCTGGAAGTTCGACGTGAACGGCAACTGCGTGGACATGCCGTCGGAGCCGGCGGAGAGCAACTTCAAGGACAAGGTCAAGATCAAGGCATACCCCGCCCGCGACTGGGGCGGCTTCATCTGGGTTTACATGGGCCCGGCGGAGCTTATGCCGGACCTGCCGGAGGTCGGCTGGGCCATGGTGCCGGACGACCACCGCGTAGTCTCCCGCCGCCTGCAGGAAAACAACTACGTCCAGGGCATTGAGGGCGGCATTGACTCCAGCCACGTCTCCTTCCTGCACTCCGGCCTCACGCCCTACCAGCGCGACAACCCGGACGCGCCGCGCCGCAACAACGGCGGCGGCCAGCCGAACGCGATGATCGGAGACAGCTCGCCGCGCTTCATCGTGAAGGACACCGAGTTCGGGTTTGTCTACGGCGCGCAGCGCAACTCCGGCGACAGCGAGTACTACTGGCGCATCACCCCCTTCATGATGCCCTTCTTCACCATCATCCCCGGCCGGATCGGCGACGCGGACGAGCTCACCTACAGCGGCCACGGCTGGGTGCCGATGGACGACGACAACTGCTGGATGTTCACCTACAGCTGGAACGCCAGCCGCCCGCTGCGCCCGGGGGAGAACCACCCGGCCAGCGACTTGGAGCTGGATCCGCGCACGATGCGGGCCACGGTCAACAAGGACAACGACTACGGCATCGACCGCGAGATGCAGAAGTACTTCAACTTCACGGGCATTGAGAACGGCTCCGTGCAGGACGCGGGCATCCAGGAGAGCATGGGAGCCATCTGCGACCGGACCAAGGAGCACCTGGGCACCTCTGACTCGGCCATCATCAACCTGCGCAGGGTCTACCTGCGGGGCGCGCGGGAGATCATGGAGGGCTCTGAGCCCTCCGTGCCGCGGGACGGCGGCCTGTACCGGCTGCGCTCGGTTTCCCTGATCCAGGACCGGGGAATCACGTTCGAGGAGACGGTGCCCAAGGTGAAGAACCCCGGGCACCCGACGCTGGTGTAG
- a CDS encoding YciI family protein, whose amino-acid sequence MRVVVLVKATVDSEAGFMPSTELIAAMGAYNTELANAGIMLAGDGLKPTSQGVRVAFDGDSRTVVNGPFANPNEIVAGYWVWQVKDMDEAIEWVKRAPNPMPGPSEIEVRPVYEPEDFGKAFTQELHEQDEQLRDRLEGR is encoded by the coding sequence ATGCGCGTCGTCGTGTTGGTCAAGGCGACAGTGGACAGTGAGGCAGGCTTCATGCCCTCCACGGAGCTCATCGCAGCCATGGGCGCCTACAACACAGAGCTGGCCAACGCGGGCATCATGCTCGCCGGCGACGGCCTGAAGCCGACCTCCCAGGGCGTTCGAGTGGCCTTCGACGGCGACAGCCGCACTGTTGTCAACGGCCCCTTCGCCAACCCCAACGAGATCGTCGCCGGCTACTGGGTTTGGCAGGTCAAGGACATGGACGAGGCCATCGAGTGGGTGAAGCGGGCGCCTAACCCAATGCCCGGCCCAAGTGAAATCGAGGTCCGCCCCGTGTATGAGCCGGAGGACTTTGGTAAGGCATTCACCCAGGAGCTGCATGAGCAGGATGAGCAGCTTCGGGATCGCCTGGAAGGGCGGTGA
- a CDS encoding zinc-binding dehydrogenase yields the protein MKTPAALYLEAGKPMVIDDIDLPDPGPTHVIVKQYATGVCHSQLHELDRPNANVPLVLGHESTPGVTAVGSDVTHIKEGDNVMVTWVPRGASPMIPPPTPAVVTYKGTPLNFGAPVGTGTFTWAETVAVDEQMVVELDPDVATDVTSVIGCAVMTGCGAAVNAAMVRPNSSCAIIGAGGVGLSIIQACANMGAYPIIAVDLTAEKLAFAKQFGATHGVLASETDAVAEVAALTNGGVEYAFDAIGIGVTIEQALLMARPRRLGEREGGTAVLVGVPHGEAPQISPFHLFRGNVYRGAPGGCSVPDRDFPMLVRWYQEGKLPLDLMVTQRYRLEQINEACEALRNGEIAGRAIVEF from the coding sequence ATGAAGACACCCGCAGCCCTCTATCTTGAGGCCGGGAAGCCCATGGTCATCGACGACATCGACCTGCCGGACCCGGGCCCGACCCACGTTATTGTTAAGCAGTACGCGACGGGCGTTTGCCACTCGCAGCTGCACGAACTTGACCGCCCGAACGCCAACGTGCCGCTGGTGCTGGGCCACGAGTCCACCCCGGGCGTCACAGCGGTGGGCAGTGACGTCACGCATATCAAGGAAGGCGATAACGTCATGGTGACGTGGGTGCCGCGGGGCGCGTCTCCCATGATCCCGCCTCCTACTCCCGCCGTGGTCACCTACAAGGGTACGCCGCTGAACTTTGGCGCGCCAGTAGGAACTGGCACATTCACGTGGGCCGAGACGGTGGCCGTGGACGAGCAGATGGTAGTAGAGCTGGACCCGGACGTTGCAACTGATGTGACGTCAGTCATTGGCTGCGCCGTGATGACGGGCTGCGGGGCTGCTGTCAATGCCGCCATGGTGCGGCCCAACTCCTCCTGTGCCATCATCGGCGCGGGCGGGGTGGGCCTGAGCATCATTCAGGCGTGCGCCAATATGGGCGCGTACCCCATCATCGCAGTGGACCTGACGGCGGAGAAGCTGGCCTTTGCGAAGCAGTTCGGCGCGACCCATGGAGTCCTTGCCTCCGAGACTGACGCCGTGGCCGAGGTGGCCGCGCTGACGAACGGCGGCGTCGAGTACGCCTTCGACGCCATCGGCATCGGGGTGACCATCGAGCAGGCGCTGCTGATGGCGCGGCCCCGGCGGCTCGGCGAGCGCGAGGGCGGGACGGCGGTGCTCGTCGGGGTGCCGCACGGAGAGGCGCCGCAGATCTCTCCCTTCCACCTCTTCCGCGGCAACGTTTACCGGGGCGCGCCGGGCGGGTGCAGTGTCCCCGACCGGGACTTCCCCATGCTGGTCCGGTGGTACCAGGAGGGGAAGCTGCCGTTGGACCTGATGGTGACGCAGCGGTACCGGCTGGAGCAGATCAACGAGGCGTGCGAGGCGCTGCGCAACGGCGAAATCGCGGGCCGGGCCATCGTCGAGTTTTAG
- a CDS encoding MFS transporter, whose translation MRLFSHQSTFASFRQPGFKPFYVHSAFAAVDMNVRMAVHGWLVLELSGDSEFWVGIYALVLGGGQLLFSSFAGALADRFQRRDVLLIEGVLGASLAVFAAAAVYFDVMELWMAIGMAFFVGCLRATRFTATNRFVYDLVGPERLVNGVSLWRIANTPVMIAGSILAGAMIDWVGIWAAYTLIACSLIVSLPFLLLIGVKGVTEETGGRLIRQTIDGLKYASSNASLRTLFTVSIVMEFLGFSFLVMVPVMAKNVLDAGGLGLGYINAGVGVGMFVATLLMAAVGDRHNKQRIIVYYAFLAGLALIGFALSPALPYSLAFAVLFAGAVMGFLNVYDLTLGVLLQLAAPSNMRGRAVSLHSLAISFTAVGGFFIGGLGSVVTVPVMLAAAGAGIIVNSVWRRSAVLRIREFEGQAELVDTQDPERDNTLAG comes from the coding sequence CTGAGACTCTTCTCGCACCAGTCAACATTTGCCTCGTTCCGGCAGCCGGGCTTCAAGCCTTTCTACGTGCACAGCGCCTTTGCGGCCGTGGACATGAACGTGCGGATGGCCGTTCACGGTTGGTTGGTGCTGGAGCTCTCCGGCGACTCCGAGTTCTGGGTGGGCATCTACGCGCTTGTGCTCGGCGGGGGGCAGCTGCTGTTCTCGTCGTTCGCCGGGGCGCTGGCCGACCGCTTTCAGCGTCGCGACGTGCTGCTGATCGAGGGCGTACTTGGCGCGTCGCTGGCCGTGTTTGCCGCAGCCGCCGTCTACTTCGACGTCATGGAGCTGTGGATGGCCATCGGCATGGCCTTCTTCGTCGGCTGCCTGCGGGCGACGCGGTTCACGGCGACCAACCGCTTCGTCTACGACCTGGTGGGGCCGGAGCGGCTGGTGAACGGGGTGTCGCTGTGGCGCATCGCGAACACGCCGGTCATGATCGCAGGCAGCATTCTGGCGGGCGCGATGATCGACTGGGTAGGCATCTGGGCCGCGTATACGCTCATCGCGTGCAGCCTGATTGTCTCGCTCCCTTTCCTGCTGCTCATCGGCGTCAAGGGCGTGACGGAGGAGACCGGCGGGCGGCTCATCAGGCAGACGATCGACGGGCTGAAGTACGCGTCGTCGAACGCGTCGCTGCGGACGCTGTTCACCGTGAGCATAGTCATGGAGTTTCTGGGATTCTCCTTCCTGGTGATGGTGCCGGTGATGGCCAAGAACGTGCTAGACGCGGGTGGCCTTGGCCTGGGCTACATCAACGCGGGCGTCGGCGTCGGCATGTTCGTGGCGACGCTGCTGATGGCGGCGGTGGGCGACCGGCACAACAAGCAGCGCATCATCGTCTACTACGCGTTCCTGGCGGGCCTGGCGCTCATCGGATTTGCGCTTTCGCCCGCGCTTCCCTACTCGCTGGCGTTTGCGGTGCTCTTCGCCGGAGCGGTGATGGGCTTCCTGAACGTCTACGACCTGACGTTGGGGGTGCTGCTGCAACTGGCGGCGCCGTCCAACATGCGCGGGCGGGCGGTGAGCCTGCACAGCCTTGCGATCTCGTTCACGGCGGTCGGCGGGTTCTTCATCGGCGGACTGGGCAGCGTGGTGACCGTGCCGGTGATGCTGGCGGCAGCGGGGGCGGGCATCATCGTGAACTCGGTCTGGCGCCGCTCCGCGGTTCTGCGCATCAGGGAGTTCGAGGGGCAGGCGGAGCTTGTGGACACCCAAGACCCCGAACGCGACAATACGCTCGCCGGGTAG
- a CDS encoding formate--tetrahydrofolate ligase: MKPIAEVAEGLGLDPAAIIPQGHYKAKIPLDAIREGGSRGKLVVVTGITPTPAGEGKTTTTVGLTQAMGRLGKNVVATLREPSLGPIFGIKGGGTGGGLSLVEPQDEVNIHFTGDAHAVGSAHNLLAALTDNAAQRGQVAGFRAERISWRRVTDVEDRALRSIVTGLGGSANAPLRETGVDIVTASEIMAILALARDLDNLRERLGRIVVGYTDENAPVTAGDVNAVGSMMSLLRHAILPNLVQTTEGQPVIVHAGPFGNIAHGCSSVVGDRLALGYADFVLSEAGFGADLGFEKFMHIKARFNGLEPSAAVLVATVRAVKYHGGVAVRELATPDEDAVRRGMENLTHLIGVVKATGLPVVVAVNHFPTDTQAEMDIVKRGCEDAGAFAAVESRVFAEGGAGGIELAEAIIQATEGPQPEISYFYPEDASIQDKVLALAKTVYNAADVSWSAASQRTLRGFEANGWGGLPVCMAKTNASISHQASLRGRPSGYTFEVNDVRASVGAGFIYPIAGSIVTMPGLPGSPRALDVDAKGNILNL, translated from the coding sequence ATGAAGCCGATAGCAGAAGTCGCCGAGGGGCTGGGGCTTGATCCGGCCGCCATCATCCCGCAGGGGCATTACAAGGCAAAGATCCCGCTGGACGCCATCCGCGAGGGCGGCAGTCGAGGCAAGCTGGTGGTGGTGACGGGCATCACGCCGACGCCCGCTGGCGAGGGGAAGACCACGACGACCGTCGGGCTGACGCAGGCGATGGGCCGGCTGGGCAAGAACGTGGTGGCGACGCTGCGGGAGCCGTCGCTGGGGCCTATCTTCGGCATCAAGGGCGGCGGGACCGGCGGCGGGCTCTCGCTGGTGGAGCCGCAGGACGAGGTGAATATCCACTTCACCGGCGACGCCCACGCGGTGGGCTCGGCGCACAACCTGCTGGCGGCGCTGACGGACAACGCTGCGCAGCGGGGGCAGGTGGCGGGCTTTCGCGCGGAGCGGATCTCCTGGCGGCGGGTCACCGACGTGGAGGACCGGGCGCTGCGGAGCATCGTGACGGGGCTGGGAGGATCGGCCAACGCTCCCCTGCGCGAGACGGGCGTCGACATCGTGACGGCGTCGGAGATCATGGCGATACTCGCGCTGGCCCGCGACCTGGATAACCTTCGCGAGCGGCTCGGCCGCATCGTGGTCGGGTACACGGACGAGAACGCGCCGGTGACGGCAGGGGACGTGAACGCCGTTGGCTCCATGATGTCGTTGCTGCGCCATGCCATCCTCCCCAATCTCGTTCAGACCACCGAGGGGCAGCCGGTCATCGTACACGCGGGGCCCTTCGGCAACATCGCGCACGGGTGCAGCTCGGTGGTCGGCGACCGGCTGGCGCTGGGGTACGCGGACTTCGTGCTGTCCGAGGCGGGCTTCGGGGCCGACCTGGGCTTCGAGAAGTTCATGCACATCAAGGCGCGCTTCAACGGGCTGGAGCCGAGCGCGGCGGTGCTCGTCGCGACGGTGCGGGCCGTGAAGTACCACGGCGGCGTGGCGGTACGCGAGCTGGCGACGCCGGACGAGGACGCGGTGCGCCGGGGCATGGAGAACCTGACCCACCTCATCGGCGTGGTGAAGGCGACGGGCCTGCCGGTGGTGGTGGCGGTCAACCACTTCCCGACGGACACGCAGGCCGAGATGGACATCGTCAAGCGCGGCTGCGAGGACGCCGGGGCGTTTGCGGCCGTTGAGAGCCGGGTGTTCGCCGAGGGCGGCGCGGGCGGCATCGAGCTTGCGGAGGCGATCATCCAGGCGACCGAGGGGCCGCAGCCGGAGATCTCCTACTTCTACCCGGAAGACGCCTCCATCCAGGACAAGGTGCTGGCGCTGGCCAAGACCGTCTACAACGCGGCCGACGTGAGCTGGAGCGCGGCGTCGCAGCGGACGTTGCGCGGCTTCGAGGCCAACGGCTGGGGCGGGCTGCCGGTGTGCATGGCGAAGACCAACGCGTCGATCTCGCACCAGGCGTCGCTGCGCGGGCGGCCGTCGGGGTACACCTTCGAGGTCAACGACGTACGCGCGTCCGTAGGCGCGGGGTTCATCTACCCGATCGCCGGGAGCATCGTCACGATGCCGGGGCTGCCGGGGTCGCCTCGGGCGCTGGACGTCGACGCGAAGGGCAATATTCTGAACCTGTAG
- a CDS encoding MFS transporter, protein MNVNAIAQRLAVIHALQHRDFRLYWTGNFMSVIGQQISITVQAWLIFELTGSALQLGLLGLARAAPAVVLGLAGGIAADKFSQRKLLTITIAIVGIIWTIFAALTYSGNIQVWQVLALVFAVGAVQSFQQASRQAIFPSLIDHRHMSSAVGLNSAIHPGARIFAPVLAGYLIDYLGVPMEGAGIAMYIVAAGSFIYCFMVFLTKPRNIKRAEGANGLQDLMDGLRYVRSHRIFFLIIGTSMANAFFAGSHVILAPVFADKLFGEASGSAIGYIFAAGGVGGMTGALLGGSLGSIRNKGAVLAGSALTFGGAVVAFALSPWYALLLAMEFLSAAGNELFVVVGQSILHLEVPNEYRGRVMGIWGMTYTLAQPMGSMQVGFLASAITAPLAVAISGGVACAISLLGVGRDQQIRAIGKEPRVAEIRPWGPP, encoded by the coding sequence ATGAACGTCAATGCGATCGCCCAAAGACTGGCGGTCATTCACGCCCTTCAACACCGGGACTTTCGTCTCTACTGGACCGGCAACTTCATGTCGGTCATCGGCCAGCAGATTTCTATTACTGTCCAGGCCTGGCTCATCTTCGAACTGACAGGCTCGGCGCTGCAGTTGGGCCTGTTGGGCCTCGCAAGGGCGGCGCCGGCGGTCGTACTGGGTCTGGCGGGCGGCATTGCGGCGGACAAGTTCAGTCAACGCAAGCTGCTGACCATTACCATCGCCATCGTCGGCATAATCTGGACCATTTTCGCCGCGCTCACATACTCTGGGAACATCCAGGTGTGGCAGGTGCTTGCGCTGGTGTTCGCCGTTGGCGCCGTGCAGTCCTTCCAGCAGGCGTCGCGGCAGGCCATTTTCCCGAGCCTCATCGACCACCGCCACATGTCGAGCGCTGTGGGCCTCAACTCCGCCATCCATCCCGGCGCGCGCATCTTTGCGCCCGTGCTGGCCGGCTACCTCATCGACTACCTCGGCGTCCCGATGGAGGGCGCGGGCATTGCCATGTACATCGTGGCAGCCGGCAGCTTCATCTACTGCTTCATGGTGTTTCTGACCAAGCCCCGCAATATCAAGCGGGCGGAGGGCGCAAACGGCCTGCAGGACCTTATGGACGGGCTGCGGTATGTGCGAAGCCACCGTATATTCTTTCTCATCATCGGCACCAGCATGGCCAACGCGTTCTTCGCGGGATCCCACGTCATCCTGGCGCCGGTCTTCGCGGACAAGCTCTTTGGCGAAGCGTCGGGATCAGCCATCGGCTACATCTTTGCGGCGGGAGGCGTCGGCGGCATGACGGGCGCGCTCCTGGGCGGCTCGCTGGGCAGCATCCGGAACAAGGGGGCGGTGTTGGCGGGCAGCGCGCTGACCTTTGGCGGCGCGGTCGTTGCCTTTGCGCTTTCGCCTTGGTACGCGTTGCTGTTGGCCATGGAGTTCCTCTCGGCAGCAGGCAACGAACTCTTTGTCGTTGTGGGGCAGAGCATCCTCCACCTGGAAGTCCCCAACGAGTACCGAGGCCGCGTCATGGGCATCTGGGGCATGACGTACACGCTGGCTCAACCGATGGGCTCGATGCAGGTAGGCTTCCTCGCAAGCGCCATTACGGCGCCTCTGGCCGTTGCGATCAGCGGGGGTGTCGCGTGCGCGATATCGCTCCTCGGCGTTGGCCGAGACCAGCAGATCCGTGCTATCGGCAAAGAACCCCGCGTGGCGGAGATTCGGCCTTGGGGGCCTCCCTAG
- a CDS encoding cupin domain-containing protein — protein MAELRHKRVGEGVDTTAPDGSEVRFLLRGERGELNHFTLPPGATSGAVAHRAIEEIWYFLSGAGEMWRSDGASEETLAVGPGVCVDIATGVGFQFRNTGPEPLTFLIATMPPWPGAEEAYAVEGKWPAGGGAR, from the coding sequence ATGGCGGAGTTGCGGCACAAGCGGGTGGGGGAGGGTGTCGACACGACGGCGCCGGACGGGTCCGAGGTGCGGTTCCTACTGCGGGGGGAGCGGGGGGAGCTGAACCATTTTACGCTGCCGCCGGGAGCGACGTCGGGGGCTGTGGCGCACCGGGCCATCGAGGAGATCTGGTACTTCCTGAGCGGCGCGGGGGAGATGTGGCGGAGCGACGGGGCGTCGGAGGAGACGCTGGCCGTCGGGCCGGGGGTGTGCGTGGACATCGCGACGGGGGTGGGGTTCCAGTTTCGCAACACGGGGCCGGAGCCGCTGACGTTTCTCATCGCGACGATGCCGCCTTGGCCGGGGGCTGAGGAGGCGTACGCGGTGGAGGGGAAGTGGCCGGCGGGGGGTGGCGCGCGATAG
- a CDS encoding homocysteine S-methyltransferase family protein yields MTSSAGTAQSLMERLATGRGMVSDGATWTYLQQHGLESWQCAEEFNVTSGDVVRGMASAYFDAGAEMVLTNTFGGNRYSLAKYDLGDRVPELNREAARLAKAQAGPGRYVVGSVGPLGEFPLPLGRVHQDDMRAAYVEQVKALAEAGVDALLFETLRVMQEAVIAIEAAREHTDLPIMASMVFDRSADGFVTIMGVTPARAMEELQKAGADVVGANCGNGVEDMVAVAREIRSAASAYTIIHSNAGIPSIKDADIVYPESPEFMAPQFAELARMGVSIVGGCCGTGPEHIRALATALKD; encoded by the coding sequence ATGACAAGCAGTGCCGGAACAGCGCAGTCCCTCATGGAGCGTCTCGCGACGGGGCGGGGCATGGTGTCTGATGGCGCAACGTGGACATACCTGCAGCAGCACGGCCTGGAGTCGTGGCAATGCGCGGAGGAGTTCAACGTCACCAGCGGCGACGTCGTGCGGGGCATGGCCTCGGCCTACTTTGACGCCGGCGCGGAGATGGTGTTGACCAACACCTTCGGAGGCAACCGCTACAGCCTCGCCAAGTACGACCTCGGCGACAGGGTTCCAGAGCTCAACCGGGAGGCGGCTCGGCTCGCCAAGGCGCAGGCGGGGCCGGGCCGATACGTCGTCGGCTCAGTGGGCCCTCTCGGCGAGTTTCCCCTGCCCCTCGGCCGCGTGCACCAGGATGATATGCGCGCCGCCTACGTTGAGCAGGTGAAGGCGCTTGCGGAGGCCGGCGTCGACGCCCTCCTGTTCGAGACGCTGCGGGTGATGCAGGAGGCAGTCATCGCCATTGAGGCCGCCAGGGAGCACACGGACTTGCCTATCATGGCCAGCATGGTCTTTGACCGGAGCGCGGACGGCTTTGTCACCATCATGGGCGTCACCCCCGCGCGGGCCATGGAGGAGTTGCAGAAGGCCGGCGCGGACGTGGTGGGGGCCAATTGCGGCAACGGCGTTGAAGACATGGTGGCCGTCGCGAGGGAGATCCGCAGCGCAGCCAGCGCTTATACCATCATCCACTCCAACGCAGGCATCCCGTCCATCAAGGACGCGGACATCGTCTACCCGGAGTCGCCGGAGTTCATGGCCCCGCAGTTTGCCGAGCTTGCCCGGATGGGCGTGAGCATCGTCGGCGGCTGCTGCGGCACCGGCCCGGAACACATCCGGGCGCTGGCAACAGCGTTGAAGGACTAG